A region of the Mesoterricola sediminis genome:
ACTGGCCGGATGGCGCCACATCTCCGAGACGTTCACGCCCAGGACGGTGGTGAGGCCGCCGTAGCCCATGGGGCCGATCCCGAGGCTGTTCAGCTCCTCCGTCAGCTGCCGCTCGAAGGCGTCCAGCTTGGGGTCGGGGTTCGGGGTGCCCAGCTTGCGGAGGATGACCTCCTTGCTGCGCTCGTAGCCGGTGACGCGGTCGCCGCCGATCGCCACCCCCAGGATGCCCGGGGAGCAGCCCTGGCCCTGGGCCTTGGTCACGGCGTCGATGATGCACTTGCGCACGCCGCCCAGGTCGCGGCCCGCGCCGATGGCCACGTCGGGCAGGCGGTACTGGGCGCCCACGTTCTCGCAGCCGCCGCCCTTCTGCATGATGGAGATCTCGATGCCGGGGCCCTCGTGCTCCTCGAAGTGCACGACCGGGTGGGTCTCGCCGAAGGGGTCCATGTTGTTGCCGGGGTTGCGGCCGGAGAGGCTCTCCACGCAGTTGGGCCGGAGCCAGCTCTTGGCGGTGGCCTCGGCCACGGCCTTGCGCACCTGCTGCTTGAGGACGCGCTGGGAGAAGCCGAAGGGATGCCGCACCCAGAAGATGAGGGTGCCCGTGTCCTGGCAGAGGGGCGCCACGTTCTCGTCGGCCAGGGTGACGTTCTCGAGCATGGTGTCCAGGGTGTTGGCGGCCCGGGAGCCCTCGGCCTCGCGGTTCCGGAAGGCCACCAGGGCCTCGATCACGTCCTGGGGCAGCCGGGTGGTGCTGCGCCGGATCAGCTCGAGGACGGGCAGGGTCAGGTCCACCGAAGCCGGGTTGGCCAGATCGGCCTTCCAGTCGGCGGGCAACACGGATCGGGCCTCCACCGTCTCAAGGGAGGTGAGGGAGGGTAACGGGCAGGCGGTCATGGTTCCCCCGGGGAGCGTCTTCCTAGGTGTAAGCCCGTGAAATGAGATTAACAACTCTTTTTTCAGGCCCCGCCGGACCCGCCCGGCCGCCGGCGCCCTTCAGGCCCAGGCCCGGGCGAGGGCGGTGGTGAGGTTCAACAGGGGGGTGACGCTGCGGCTCAGGGCCATCCCCTTCAGATCCAGGTCGGTCTGGTTCACCAGGTGGAGGAGCCGGGCGGCGCCCTCGGCCCCGATGCGGTTCAGGACCTTTTCATAGCCATCCAGGAGGAAGGCCTGGTTGGGACCCAGGCCCAGGGCCGGCAGCAGGTCGTTGCGGACACGGATGCCGTCCCGGCGTGCGTCCGCCAGCCGGCAGAGGCGTTCCACCTCCCGCCGGGCCTGGCCCAGGAGCATGAGCGGGGCGCCGCTGGGCTCGTCCTCCAGGGCGATCCGCAGGGAGGCCAGCGCCTGGGGGATGGATCCGGATTGCCAGGCCTTGGACCAGGCGAAGGCGGATTGCTCGCCGAGCCGGAAGGTGGCCTTGTCCACCAGGTCCGCCTCCACGCGACGGTCGTCAGCCAGCAGGTCCAGCACCTCCAGGCATCGCCGGAGGACGCCCGGGTTTCCGCCCATGCGGGCGGCGATGCGGCGGGCGACGCCGGAGCCCAGGCGCAGCCCCAGGGCGGCGGCCTCGGCCTCGACGAAGGCCGGGGCCTCCTTGTCGTCCAGGGCGCCCAGCTTGAGGACCCGGCCCTGCTTGGCCCAGTCGCTGAAGGGCTTGGCCCCCAGGATCCGGCCGGGGCCGGCCTGGAGGCCCGTCCGGGACACCAGGAGCAGGCGGGTGCCATCCAGGGGTTCCTGCAGGACCCGCTTCACCGCCGGCGGCAACTCCTTGGCCCGCTCCAGCAGGTTGTCGGCCTGGGGCACCACCACCACCCGGTCGGCGCCCAGGGGGGCCGTCTCCGACAGGGCGTTCAGGACCTCGGGCCAGGGGCAGCCCTCGGCGCAGAGGGTGTAGGAGAACACCTCCCATTCGGGGTCCACGTGGACGGCCTTCCAGGCCTCCACGGCCTCCCGCCGCCCATCCGCGTCCTCCCCGTGGACGAGGGCGTAGGGGGCGTCCAGCCAGGTCCGGGGGATGGCCATCAGTCGCTCCCTTCCAGGAGCTGGGTCAGGAAGCTCTCGGCGAAATCGTCGGCCAGGGAGGAGAGGACCCGGAGCTCCTGGTTGTTGAAGGTCGCGAAGTTCTGGTCGACCCGGTACTGGTTCGAGAAGGTCAGGCGCGGGCGCTGGATGACCACGTCGCCGGTGACGCCGTCCAGGAGCTGGACGGAGGCCGCGACCACCACCTCCACCCGGGTGGCGGAGCCGGCGGAGGATCCGCGCAGGACCCCGGACCCCAGGGAGAGGCCCAGGGGGCGCACTTCGTAGGTCTCGATGGCCCCCTGGAGGACCCAGCGGCTGGAGGCGCTCCCGGGCACCAGGCGCCAGGGGGAGGCCGCGACGATGCGGTTCTCCAGGGCCTTCCGGAAGGTCTCCTCCGCCCCCAGCTTGGGGGTGTTGTTGCGGAAGCTGGCGATGCGCACGGTGCCGCCCTTGGCCATCCAGGCCGCGGTCCGCGGCCGCTGGTCGAGGCGCCGGTAGCCGCAGCCCAGGAGGAGGGCCCCGGCGAGGAGGGGGACGACGGGGCGGATGTTCATCAGGCCGGGTTGTAGATGCCCACGTAGGGGAGGTTGCGCAGCTTGCCCTCCAGGTCCAGCCCGTAGCCCACGACGAAGTGGTCCTCGATGGAGAACCCGACGTAGTCCACGGGCACCTCGACCCGGCGCCGGCTGGGCTTGTCCAGCAGGGTGCAGATGCGCAGGCTGGCCGGCTCGCGGTCCATGAGGATCTTGCGGACCTTGTGCAGGGTCAGCCCGGTGTCGACGATGTCCTCCACGATCAGCGCGTGGCGGCCCCGGATGGAGGTGTCGCAGTCGGTGAGGATCTTGACCTCCCCGGTGGACTCGAAGCCGTGGCCGTAGCTGGCGACCCGCATGAAGCTGACGTCCATGTCCAGGGCGATGGCCCGGGTCAGGTCGGCGAAGAACGGGTAGACGCCGTTCAGGAGGCCGATGACCACGAGGTCCTTGCCCGCGTAGTCCGCGGCGAGCTGGATCCCCAGCTCCTTCACGCGGGCGGCGATCTGGTCCTGGGTGAGGAGGGGGTAGATGCGGCTCAGGGACTTGGACATGGTGTTCTCCGTCACCTTTATACCATTCAACCCCGGCCCGGGGCCGGGGGTCTCTTGAATGGCCCCGTTCAGGGACCTTGCCTTTTCCAAGGGGCCCCCCGATGATGACAACAGCCATGGTTCATGACGAGAGGCCGACGTCCGCTGCCCTCCAGGACTCCCCCTACCACGGGCCGGAGGTCCAGGCGTGGGTGGTGGCCGCCCAGGCCGGAGACCAGGTCGCCTTCGCCAACCTGGTGGAGCGCTTTCAGCGGGACGTCTACGGGAAGGCCTTTTCCATCCTCAAGAACCACCTGGACGCCGACGACGTGGTCCAGGAGACCTTCCTGCGGGTGTACCGGGCCCTGCCCGGGTTCCGCTTCGAGTCCTCCTTCCGGACCTGGCTGATCACCATCACCACCCGCCAGGCCCTCAACTTCCTGGGCCGGGTCCGCTCCTCCCACGAGAGCCTGGATCCCACCCCGGAGGGGCAGGAACACCCGGCCCTCCGGGTGGAGGACAACCAGATGTCCGCCTTCCTGGACCAGGAGTCCCGCCGGCTCCTCCGGGAGGCCCTGCCCCGCCTGCCCCAGCGGCAGCGGGAGGCCCTTATGCTCAAGATAGAGAATGATTGGAAATATGAGCAGATTGCCGCCCAGATGAACATCTCGGTCGGCAGCGTGAAGGCCCACATCTTCCATGCGATCCAGAACCTGACCCAGCACATCCAAGGAGGGCGTCCATGACCGGTCTGCCCAGCCCCTGCCTTGAGGCCCTGAAGGCCATCGAAGCCGATCCCCTCGCCCTGCCCCCCGCCGCCGAGGCCCACGTGGCCCGCTGCCCCGCCTGCGCCGAGGCCCGGGTCACCTGGCTCGCCATGGAGGAGGCCCCCGGGGCGCTGGCGCCGGCCGGTTATTTCGATCGGCTTCCCGGCCGGGTCCTCCGGAAGCTGCCCGCCACCCGTCCCGCCCTTCAGCGCCCCGCCCTGCTCTGGGCCCTGGCCGCGGGCCTGATGGCCGCCATGGGCACCGGCGGCTTCCTGTTGGGCCGTGCAAACAGGCAGCCGGTTGTGGAGGCCAGCATCAACCCCGCGGCCGTCCCCGCGGCCCAGGACCTGCCCGCCACCCTCCCCGACGCGCCCTTCCAGGAAGGCGATGAGGAGATCACCCAACTGCACAACCTCTCGGCCGAGGAAGCGAAGGCCCTCATCGACAAGGCCGATGCCCAAGGGAGCCAGCCATGAGCCTCCGCGCCCGACTCCTGCCGTGCCTCGCGCTGGGCGCGGCCCTCTCCCTCCAGGCCCGGGAGGCGGAGCCGCTCCGCGGCCAGACCCCCCGGCCGGGGCGCGCGGGCCGGGATCCTCGCCTGATGAGCCGGCTCTACCACTTCCGGCTCGCCCGGATCCAGCAGATCGTGGGGCTCCCCGAAGACCGGGCCCGCCTCGTGGCCGAACGCTGGAGCCGCTGGGACCGGGAGCACCTGGAGCGGGGCCAGCAGGCCGTGGAACTGCGCCGGCAGTTCAACCAGATCCTCATGGGGCCCGAGCGCGAGGAGGACAAGAACGCCCGGCTGCGGCCCCTGATCGACCAGTTCATCGTCCTCCGCCAGCAGCAGGAGGCGGGCCGGAAGCAGTTCGAGGAGGACGTGCGCGCCGGCCTGACCCCCGCGCAGCAGGCGCGGCTGATCCTGGCGATGGACGAGATCCAGCAGCGGCTCCGCGAAGTGCTGCGGGAAGGCGTGGGGCGCGGGGAGCACTAGGCTGTGTTCGGAATCTATAGATTAGATAAATAGTTAACTTGTACTCATACGTAAAGGCTCGTACACCACGAATTTTCCTGGGGTAACGATGCCGAGAAGTTTCCTGACCGATGCCCTGTGGGCAAAGCTTGAACCGCTCCTTCCGCCAGAGCGTGGAGGGATGGGGCGATCCCGTCACCCCAACCGTCCCATGGTGGAGGCGATCCTGTGGAGGCACAGGACTGGGGCGCCGTGGAGGGACCTGCCGGAGGAATCTGGACCTTGGACAAGCGTGTACACGCGATTTGAGGCCTGGACCAAGCGCGGCGTGTGGCAAAGGATCCTGGAGTTCCTGCGCAAGGAAGCCGACCTGGAGTGGGTCATGCCGGATGGCACCATCCTTCGCGCTCATCAACCTTCAGCAGGCAAAAGGGGGGGGCTCTGGAACCAGGCGCTCGGACGATCTCGGGGTGGATGCTCGACCAAGATCCATTTGATCTGCGATGCCCACGGTAATCCTTTGGATTTCCTGGTCACTCCGGGGCAAGCCCATGAAAGCCGGTCTGCTGAAGGATTGCTGTGCGGTTGGCAGGCAGAGTACGTGTCCGGAGATCGGGCCTACGATGGGAACCCGGTAAGGAAGGCGATCGAGGCCATGGGTGCGACAGCCGTCATCCCACCTCATCCCCGGCGCAAGAATCCGGCGGCCTGGGACTCACACCTATACAAGGCCCGCCATGCCATCGAGCATGGGTTCGCCAAGCTCAAACAGTTCAGGGCGCTGGCCACCAGGTTCGACAAAACGGCGCGAAGTTTCTCAGCCCAGGTGGCTTTGGCCTGCATCGTGATCTGGCTGAGGCTATGAGCGGAGGGTGACAAGCGTTCCGGATCCTCATTGATCCTATGAAACGCGGAGGCGCGGAGGATCTCGCAGAGGGTCGCGGAGGAAAGCGCTCCTGGAACCTGCCACCTCCCAATGACACGTCCCAACGGGAGGCGTGATGGGAAGGCATTGGGGAGAGGTCGACGGGGAGGATCATCCGCACAAGGAGATCACCCAGGCCATCATCGGGGAGGCCATCGAGATCCAGAAGGCTCTGGGGCACGGACTCCTGGAAGATCCCTACAAGGTCTGTCTGGCGCACTCCCTGAGACTGGCCGGCCATAAGGTGAAGCGGGAGGTTTTCCTGGATATCGAGTGGAGGGGGCTTGTGGGCTTGATCCTTTCTCCGCGAGCCTCAGCGAGATCCTCCGCGCCTCCGCGTTCCAATAGGATGCTGCGAATGCGCGGCGCCATCAGGCACTGCAGCACAGACTCACCATTCCAGCTCCTCCATGCTCCGGCACGGATGGGTATTAGCCATTACTATCCTAGATTACGAACACACCCTAGGGCCAATACTGTCGGTACAAGCCTTGCCAAGACGCCTCGGTAGCCTATAGTTGCAAGAAGAGGCGACCATGGCGAGGACTGCGGCGACGCTCCCGGCAGGGAGTCGGATCACCGATTACATGAGCTTGGGGGTAGTGGCAAAGACCTTCCCCCGAACCCACGTTGACGATGTTTTAAAACGCACAGGCAGGACCAGTGCGCGGCAACGGGACCTCCCCGCCCATGTCGTCGTCTACTACGTGATCGCTCTCGCGTTATTCATGCAGGCTTCCTACGGTGAGGTGCTGAGGTGCCTGCTGGAAGGCGTCCAATGGTTGATGGACAAGGCTGTCGAGCCGAAGGTCTCCCACAAATCCAGCATTTCCCAGGCCCGAATTCGGCTTGGTTGGGAACCGATGAAGGTGCTTCACGACGAGATCGTCAAGCCTATCGCGACGCCTCAGACACGGGGTGCCTGGTTTCGAAACTGGCGGCTGGTGAGCATTGACGGAAGCACCCTTGATGTTCCAGATGAGGCTGAGAACGAGGCAGCCTTCGGATCCATAGAGTCATCACGAGGCAAAGTCGCATTCCCGAAGGTCCGGTTTGTTTGCCTCTGCGAGCTTGGGACCCATGTGATGTTCGGGAGCTGCGTAGATTCCTATGAGGTCGGAGAGGTTGCCTTGGCGGAGGACGTGTTACCCCTGCTCGAACCAGGGATGCTCTGCCTGGCCGATCGCGGATTCAATTGCTTCAAGCTATGGAAGTTGGCCCAAGGAACCGGGGCTGATCTCCTTTGGCGCCTGCGTAAGGACATGAACCTGCCCAGGGAGAAGCAACTGCAGGATGGAAGCTACCTGAGCACCTTCTACGAGTATTGGTATGACCGGAAGAAGTCCACGAATGGAATTCGGGTCCGCGTTGTGGAATACACCCTGGAGGGGATGGAGGGAGCGGAACCGATCTACCGCCTGGCGACTACCATCCTCGATCCAGAGAAAGCCCCAGCCAGGGAATTGGCTGCCCTCTATCACGAGCGATGGGAGATCGAGAGTGCGTTCGATGAATTGAAGACCCATCTCCGGGGTCGCCAGGTAACCCTTCGAAGCAAGACGCCTGACCTGGTCAGACAGGAGTTCTACGGGATGATGATGGCCCACTTTTCCATCCGCGGCCTGATGCATGAAGCGGCCCTGAAGGGGGATGTCGATCCCGATCGCTTATCGTTCCTGCACGCAGTTCGGGTGATTCGCCGCAAGCTGACGCGTTTCGCGTCTCTCCCCCCCTCGGGAGAGGCCAGCATTCCATCAGAGCGTCCTGTCTGAGCTGCTGAGCGAACCTGCAGGCTGTAGCCGCGACCGGATGAATCCCAGGGCCATCAAGAGGAAAATGAGCAACTGGCCGACCCGACTAAGAAGTCGAGCCGGGACGAGGCGAGTCGAATTCGAAATCGAGGTCCTGGAGACACCTCAGCCCCGGCACCGGAACCCCAAAGGGCATCGCCGGCGGCCTCGATGATTC
Encoded here:
- a CDS encoding RNA polymerase sigma factor, whose translation is MVHDERPTSAALQDSPYHGPEVQAWVVAAQAGDQVAFANLVERFQRDVYGKAFSILKNHLDADDVVQETFLRVYRALPGFRFESSFRTWLITITTRQALNFLGRVRSSHESLDPTPEGQEHPALRVEDNQMSAFLDQESRRLLREALPRLPQRQREALMLKIENDWKYEQIAAQMNISVGSVKAHIFHAIQNLTQHIQGGRP
- the lptE gene encoding LPS assembly lipoprotein LptE is translated as MNIRPVVPLLAGALLLGCGYRRLDQRPRTAAWMAKGGTVRIASFRNNTPKLGAEETFRKALENRIVAASPWRLVPGSASSRWVLQGAIETYEVRPLGLSLGSGVLRGSSAGSATRVEVVVAASVQLLDGVTGDVVIQRPRLTFSNQYRVDQNFATFNNQELRVLSSLADDFAESFLTQLLEGSD
- a CDS encoding IS5 family transposase; amino-acid sequence: MPRSFLTDALWAKLEPLLPPERGGMGRSRHPNRPMVEAILWRHRTGAPWRDLPEESGPWTSVYTRFEAWTKRGVWQRILEFLRKEADLEWVMPDGTILRAHQPSAGKRGGLWNQALGRSRGGCSTKIHLICDAHGNPLDFLVTPGQAHESRSAEGLLCGWQAEYVSGDRAYDGNPVRKAIEAMGATAVIPPHPRRKNPAAWDSHLYKARHAIEHGFAKLKQFRALATRFDKTARSFSAQVALACIVIWLRL
- the hpt gene encoding hypoxanthine phosphoribosyltransferase; this encodes MSKSLSRIYPLLTQDQIAARVKELGIQLAADYAGKDLVVIGLLNGVYPFFADLTRAIALDMDVSFMRVASYGHGFESTGEVKILTDCDTSIRGRHALIVEDIVDTGLTLHKVRKILMDREPASLRICTLLDKPSRRRVEVPVDYVGFSIEDHFVVGYGLDLEGKLRNLPYVGIYNPA
- the holA gene encoding DNA polymerase III subunit delta, with amino-acid sequence MAIPRTWLDAPYALVHGEDADGRREAVEAWKAVHVDPEWEVFSYTLCAEGCPWPEVLNALSETAPLGADRVVVVPQADNLLERAKELPPAVKRVLQEPLDGTRLLLVSRTGLQAGPGRILGAKPFSDWAKQGRVLKLGALDDKEAPAFVEAEAAALGLRLGSGVARRIAARMGGNPGVLRRCLEVLDLLADDRRVEADLVDKATFRLGEQSAFAWSKAWQSGSIPQALASLRIALEDEPSGAPLMLLGQARREVERLCRLADARRDGIRVRNDLLPALGLGPNQAFLLDGYEKVLNRIGAEGAARLLHLVNQTDLDLKGMALSRSVTPLLNLTTALARAWA
- a CDS encoding fumarate hydratase gives rise to the protein MLPADWKADLANPASVDLTLPVLELIRRSTTRLPQDVIEALVAFRNREAEGSRAANTLDTMLENVTLADENVAPLCQDTGTLIFWVRHPFGFSQRVLKQQVRKAVAEATAKSWLRPNCVESLSGRNPGNNMDPFGETHPVVHFEEHEGPGIEISIMQKGGGCENVGAQYRLPDVAIGAGRDLGGVRKCIIDAVTKAQGQGCSPGILGVAIGGDRVTGYERSKEVILRKLGTPNPDPKLDAFERQLTEELNSLGIGPMGYGGLTTVLGVNVSEMWRHPASFYVSISYMCWSSRRMDLVIEPSGNAVYR
- a CDS encoding IS4 family transposase gives rise to the protein MARTAATLPAGSRITDYMSLGVVAKTFPRTHVDDVLKRTGRTSARQRDLPAHVVVYYVIALALFMQASYGEVLRCLLEGVQWLMDKAVEPKVSHKSSISQARIRLGWEPMKVLHDEIVKPIATPQTRGAWFRNWRLVSIDGSTLDVPDEAENEAAFGSIESSRGKVAFPKVRFVCLCELGTHVMFGSCVDSYEVGEVALAEDVLPLLEPGMLCLADRGFNCFKLWKLAQGTGADLLWRLRKDMNLPREKQLQDGSYLSTFYEYWYDRKKSTNGIRVRVVEYTLEGMEGAEPIYRLATTILDPEKAPARELAALYHERWEIESAFDELKTHLRGRQVTLRSKTPDLVRQEFYGMMMAHFSIRGLMHEAALKGDVDPDRLSFLHAVRVIRRKLTRFASLPPSGEASIPSERPV
- a CDS encoding GxxExxY protein, producing MGRHWGEVDGEDHPHKEITQAIIGEAIEIQKALGHGLLEDPYKVCLAHSLRLAGHKVKREVFLDIEWRGLVGLILSPRASARSSAPPRSNRMLRMRGAIRHCSTDSPFQLLHAPARMGISHYYPRLRTHPRANTVGTSLAKTPR